The DNA segment TTTGGCGTGCATACTTCAGGACAATGCTCTAGACGTGGATGAGTCGCGAGAGCTGCTTGATATTCTGCGTAGTTTCTCTGGAGTGCGCATTGAGAGACCGAAGGAAAACAGGGTCAGACTACGATTTTCGATATTTAATTGGAAACGTGGTCTGACCCCCTATTCCCTTCGGGGAACCAGTCCGCAACCTAACTCCCCCCAATCAAAGCCCGCTCTTCCAGCCAGATCTCTTGAACAAACTGATCTGTAATGGCATAAATCCCATGCCCGCGTCGCATGATGATGTTCTCGGCAACCAGCGCAATCACCACCGGTTGAATCTCTTCGACGCGCACCTCTCGCCCTACTGATTTTGAATACTCCGCCGCTGCATCAGTGGAAAAGATCCCGCGAGCGTCACCTTCCGTTGAGGCGATTTTGTTGAAGATGGCTTGGGCCAGGCTGCCCAGTTGTTCGACTTTTTCGAGCTCAATGCTCGCCGCTGCCGAGCGTAGTGTGCTGGCTATGACGGGCAGGAAAACATCGGGTTCGCCCTCTTGCTGCAATAGCTGGCGAAGGGCTTTGAGCATCTCTTCAGGTCTGTTTCCCAAGGTATCGAACGCATCGATGGCGACTTCGAGGGAAGGCAGCTTCTCCTTTTTCACTGTCATTGCGAGTCGGTTGAGCAGGAATTCAACGTAATCGCCTTTCAGCAACGGGTAGGCGGCTGACGTGGCGCCGGAGAAGGCGTGGTTGCGTTTGGCGGTCAATTCGCTGACCTGCGCCCTGTGGGAGCCGGTCCCGATGAACAGAAAATAGCCCGGTGTATGTGGGCGTGGGTTGATTGCGTCTCGAGCTGCTTTGAGCGCCAGCAATAACTGGTTGCCGTCATCGGAAGAAATGGCGTGATGCACTTCATCGATGATCAATACCAGATCTGTCTTCGCTTGATCCACGACTCCTGTGAGTGCTTGCGCCAGTGTCGGGCCGTGGGGGCTGCCAATGCTGTCGAGTTTGAAGCCGAACTTGAATCCTGCGGCGCCAATTTCGACATTGCTGACGCGTCTGAATGTTTCCAGTACCGAGGAGCCCGGCGTTTGCAGATCTTTCAGGGTTTTTTGGATGGCGTTGTGTAAGAGCGTGGCTGGCTTAGCGAGAGTATTGCTCCACAAGTCGACGTAAATTACCAAAGCACCGCGATCTTCCAGTGCCGGGACAAGATCGTTCCTCAGAAATGTGGTTTTGCCTGTACGGCGCGGGCTGGACAGGAATAGA comes from the Pseudomonas granadensis genome and includes:
- a CDS encoding ATP-binding protein is translated as MSNIFQRSELAESMANQLLSPSVLDEGLRSGLFLSSPRRTGKTTFLRNDLVPALEDRGALVIYVDLWSNTLAKPATLLHNAIQKTLKDLQTPGSSVLETFRRVSNVEIGAAGFKFGFKLDSIGSPHGPTLAQALTGVVDQAKTDLVLIIDEVHHAISSDDGNQLLLALKAARDAINPRPHTPGYFLFIGTGSHRAQVSELTAKRNHAFSGATSAAYPLLKGDYVEFLLNRLAMTVKKEKLPSLEVAIDAFDTLGNRPEEMLKALRQLLQQEGEPDVFLPVIASTLRSAAASIELEKVEQLGSLAQAIFNKIASTEGDARGIFSTDAAAEYSKSVGREVRVEEIQPVVIALVAENIIMRRGHGIYAITDQFVQEIWLEERALIGGS